In Lathyrus oleraceus cultivar Zhongwan6 chromosome 2, CAAS_Psat_ZW6_1.0, whole genome shotgun sequence, the DNA window ctaaaaggttttatcgatattttcctattccttcattgggataaataaagttcggtggcgactctgttcgaacataattttttccgcgaccatcgtgaggaatcgtatttttcgagatgcgacagatggcgactctgctggggaataatttgctccaagcaagagagagtcaagcctaatttaGTCTAATTTGCAATGAATGTTAAATTACTGTTTTTCTTCATTATTTGCTTCTGTATCTCTTGATGTATTATTTATGCTATGTAATTTATTCTGCTATTATGTTGGGTGATCTATAGGGCTTGATacatgttgtgagataagctccgtacccgagctttgagaagaatttagaacccggagttgtgtagtattgaaccgaggggtgtacacctcattgggacaatacgagaactccacctagagtagatctgttcagaatttccatcataatatggctagcccattattgcgaggaaacgttgaacatggtccatgactctgggaacctcaTCTTCAACTGAAGTCTGTCTTCATGATTGGCGatcgtgtagtattgaaccgaagggtctacaccctgttcgaacaatacgaggaTCCCACTTAGAGTAGACTGATTCAGAATTTCCATTtcgatgtggctagcccattattgcgatggaagactgaacttggtccatgactctaagttctTATCCTGAAAACGAACAACCTTAGGAGCCATCCTTTGTGTGTGGGGTAGAGAACATAGAACCTCCGTATAGGGTGTACCATATGATACTCATGATATCCTGGATCCTAATTATACCTGTATTAAATTTTATTTACATACaaatataaaatttcatgcattcaCATTTCATCAGCATGgattgcatatcattttccaatACAAAAAAACTTATCCCGTCCTTTTGCCAATTACCAGCAGGTTGATTTCCTGACACTCGTACTGAACCTTTGAGAGCTACTAAAAGACAAGGGAGCATTGAGAACATAATCAAGTTGAGTTGAAAATGGATATGAATAACATGAAAGGAAAGGTAGACCAGATGTTGGAGGCTAGGCTAGCCCAATCAAAGAACAATTTTCAACATGGTGTCACAAAGAATGTTGGTTCCTCATCAGGATTTACTGTAATTACCAACCCAATGTATGACCCTCTGTCTGACTATAATCCTCCACAAGTGAACATTCCTACTCAATCCCAGTTGATGCCATTGACCAACCCTGATGTTGAAAGGCTTCATGCCCTTGAGGAGAGAGTCCGAGCAATGGATGTAAATGACAATTTTAGGTTTGATATGTGCTTAGTACCAGGCCTAATAATCCCCCCGAAATTCAAATTACCCAACTtcgagaagtacaaaggggatagttgTCCAAGGCAACATTTAGTGATGTTCTTCCGAAAAATGGCATCACATACTCACGATGACAAGCTGatgattcactattttcaagacagtttgattgGAGCATCATTGAGCTGGTATATGAAATTGAAAAGAAGCCATATTCAATCATGGGAAGACTTAGCCAATTCTTTTTTGAAGCAGTATAActacaacttggacatggctccagaccGAAGGCAACTGCAAAGCTTATCCCAAAAGAGCAACGAATCTTTCAAAGGATATGCACAACgatggagagaattggcagcCCAAGTGCAACCACCACTCTTGGATAAGGAACTGGTTGACTTATTTATGTATACCTTGCAGAGTCCTTACTTTGAAAGGATGGTAGGCAGTGCGTTATCAGACTTCGCCCACTTAGTGAcaattggagaacgcatcgagaGTGCCCTAAAAAGCGGAAGATTCCAAGGCGCCTTGAGCAGCCAAGCTAGCGAGACAGAATCCCTCAACaattcccaaaaggaagaagaggaTGAAACCAATGCAGTCATAACAGATGTTAGGTATCCGCATGGTGCACCAGCAAGACCTTATGATTCGTTATCTTTTCAGCGCTCACCAGTTCCAACACCATGTTATCCTTATAGGCAACCAGCAACGCCGAGAGCACCATACCAGCAACCATGGTATGCTCCTTACGCAAACCAACGATCTCGTGGCCGAGGATATCAAAATCAGCCTTTGAACCAATCTAGGCCTCGAAACAAtctggaaagaaggaatgctcctctcgattcaattcctatgtcatacagTCAACTTCTTCCATATCTGATTCAAAACTCTTTGGTGGATCCCAAGCCTCTCAGGCAATTGCTAGAACCATACCCACCGGGATATGACCCtgatgtgcaatgtggatatcatgccgggTCAATAGGGCACTCGACTGAAGAGTGTAACGCTTTCAAAGCCAAGGTTCAACAGTTGATTGACAAAAAGTACATATCCTTTCCAGACAGAAATCTGTTGGTGCACGTCAACCTCTCGTCTGGATAAGTTGAAGACTTCAAGGGAGTATCTCATAAGGCCAGTGGTTCAAACAGGAAGACATCCTCAACATTGGAAATCTTTGGCCATTTTTTATCATTGCATTTGTAATTTCTTTGATTAAATGCTACTTGTTTTTAAAATTTTGTTgtctttaatggtaatattaatgaagtaaTGACGCGTGCTTTGAACACATTATCTCGCATtcgctcatttttcttctcttatataaaaaaataatatacaTCCATGTTCTCCACCTCACCTCGTTTATCAAAATTTTGTTTTAGCAAAattggagggagga includes these proteins:
- the LOC127122257 gene encoding uncharacterized protein LOC127122257, with the translated sequence MDMNNMKGKVDQMLEARLAQSKNNFQHGVTKNVGSSSGFTVITNPMYDPLSDYNPPQVNIPTQSQLMPLTNPDVERLHALEERVRAMDVNDNFRFDMCLVPGLIIPPKFKLPNFEKYKGDSCPRQHLVMFFRKMASHTHDDKLMIHYFQDSLIGASLSWYMKLKRSHIQSWEDLANSFLKQYNYNLDMAPDRRQLQSLSQKSNESFKGYAQRWRELAAQVQPPLLDKELVDLFMYTLQSPYFERMVGSALSDFAHLVTIGERIESALKSGRFQGALSSQASETESLNNSQKEEEDETNAVITDVRYPHGAPARPYDSLSFQRSPVPTPCYPYRQPATPRAPYQQPWYAPYANQRSRGRGYQNQPLNQSRPRNNLERRNAPLDSIPMSYSQLLPYLIQNSLVDPKPLRQLLEPYPPGYDPDVQCGYHAGSIGHSTEECNAFKAKVQQLIDKKYISFPDRNLLVHVNLSSG